A region from the Melioribacter roseus P3M-2 genome encodes:
- a CDS encoding metal-dependent transcriptional regulator codes for MTTISKENYLKLIYNFHARGIAAATSQMAKELNVSNSAISDMAKKLSKEGLIEYEKYKGMKLTRRGELEALKVLRKHRLWEMFLQKALEIPWSKLHDEAERLEHHTSEYLIDKIDSYLGFPRFDPHGHPIPKKDGTIEGADMLIPMLECINGKKYKLKQVDDKDGGLIKYLSDIDLILDTEFEFVDRIQYDNSIKIRYGEKEIILSEKVASNLLVKELTEKGV; via the coding sequence ATGACTACGATCTCGAAAGAAAATTATCTGAAGTTAATATATAATTTCCATGCGCGCGGAATTGCCGCCGCAACGTCGCAGATGGCTAAGGAATTGAACGTGTCGAATTCTGCAATCAGCGATATGGCAAAAAAGCTTTCGAAAGAAGGCTTGATTGAATACGAGAAATACAAAGGCATGAAGTTGACTCGGCGGGGCGAGCTCGAGGCATTGAAAGTGCTCAGAAAGCATCGCCTTTGGGAAATGTTTTTACAAAAAGCGCTCGAAATTCCGTGGAGCAAACTTCACGACGAAGCCGAGAGGCTGGAACATCATACTTCGGAATATTTAATCGATAAAATCGATTCATATTTAGGCTTTCCGAGGTTCGATCCGCACGGTCATCCGATACCTAAAAAAGACGGCACGATAGAAGGCGCAGATATGTTAATTCCGATGCTCGAATGTATAAACGGCAAAAAATATAAACTCAAACAGGTGGACGACAAAGACGGCGGTTTAATAAAATATTTATCCGACATCGATTTAATTCTCGATACGGAATTCGAATTCGTAGACCGCATTCAATACGACAATTCTATTAAAATCAGATACGGGGAAAAAGAAATCATTTTAAGCGAAAAAGTCGCAAGCAATTTGCTTGTGAAAGAATTAACCGAAAAGGGGGTATGA
- a CDS encoding deoxycytidylate deaminase, giving the protein MGSNHGRRPSWDEYFLKVAMLVSERATCPRMHCGCVLVKDKQILSTGYNGSIPGDDHCEDVGCMVIDNHCVRTIHAEMNALLQCSSHGISTQGATAYVTNMPCTNCAKALITAGIKEVVIFSDYHDTLAEEFFRRAKVELKRLPMPEKIIKYDIENYTSVKK; this is encoded by the coding sequence ATGGGCAGCAATCACGGAAGGCGTCCTTCGTGGGACGAATACTTTTTGAAAGTTGCAATGCTTGTTTCGGAAAGGGCCACCTGCCCGAGAATGCATTGCGGGTGCGTGTTGGTTAAAGACAAACAAATTTTATCGACGGGATACAACGGCTCAATCCCCGGCGACGACCATTGCGAAGACGTCGGTTGTATGGTTATCGACAATCACTGCGTAAGAACCATTCACGCCGAAATGAACGCTCTTTTGCAGTGCTCTTCTCACGGTATAAGCACGCAGGGCGCTACCGCTTATGTAACGAATATGCCGTGCACTAATTGCGCCAAAGCGCTAATTACGGCGGGAATAAAAGAAGTTGTAATTTTCTCGGATTATCACGATACTCTTGCAGAGGAATTTTTCAGACGCGCGAAAGTCGAATTGAAAAGATTGCCGATGCCCGAAAAAATTATTAAATACGACATCGAAAATTATACTTCCGTTAAAAAATAA
- a CDS encoding sensor histidine kinase has product MNKFGNSTTVKIKFALLFIGSLIALGTWYYTQHLVNKLQEREKEIIQLYANSLEYIARPDESGSDITFIFQNLIQRIDFPLILTDANGKIVSTEAGIGYKNIYFEPDIPKEKLLELLSEKLKELESEHPPIEIKAPDGTVIQLIYYGDSDVVRKLRFYPYLQILFALVFILIAYTGFNFIRKNEQSSIWVGMSKETAHQLGTPISSLMGWNEILRINYDNPDKVLDIADEISNDLERLNKITMRFSKIGSKPELKVESPYEIIESVIRYFERRLPQIGKNINLSVKGDPSLKALLNKELFEWVIENLIKNALDAIESQNGIIEFNIKQKNGSLIIDIKDSGKGIEPGNKKEVFKPGYSTKKRGWGLGLSLSKRIIENYHDGKIFVKESVINKGTTFRIILKRTI; this is encoded by the coding sequence ATGAATAAATTTGGAAATTCCACTACCGTAAAAATAAAGTTTGCTCTCCTCTTTATCGGCTCTTTAATTGCGCTCGGCACATGGTATTATACACAGCATCTGGTCAATAAATTACAGGAACGCGAGAAAGAGATAATTCAGTTATATGCGAACAGCCTCGAATATATCGCCCGACCGGACGAATCCGGAAGCGACATCACGTTTATATTCCAGAATTTGATACAAAGAATCGATTTTCCTCTGATTCTAACGGACGCCAATGGGAAGATCGTTTCCACTGAAGCCGGCATCGGATACAAAAACATCTACTTCGAACCCGATATTCCGAAAGAAAAATTGCTCGAACTCCTCTCTGAAAAATTAAAAGAACTCGAAAGCGAACACCCTCCTATCGAAATAAAAGCCCCCGACGGCACCGTCATTCAGTTGATCTATTACGGAGATTCGGACGTTGTTCGTAAATTGCGTTTCTACCCGTATCTTCAAATTCTCTTTGCCCTCGTCTTTATACTGATTGCTTACACCGGATTCAACTTCATACGCAAGAACGAACAGAGCAGCATTTGGGTGGGCATGTCGAAAGAAACTGCGCATCAACTCGGAACCCCGATTTCAAGCCTTATGGGTTGGAATGAGATTCTCAGAATCAATTACGACAATCCCGATAAAGTTCTCGACATAGCCGACGAAATTTCGAACGACCTCGAACGCCTTAACAAAATTACAATGCGTTTTTCGAAAATCGGCTCCAAACCCGAGTTAAAAGTTGAATCGCCTTACGAAATAATTGAAAGTGTAATTCGTTATTTCGAAAGACGCCTTCCTCAAATCGGGAAAAATATAAATTTATCGGTAAAGGGCGACCCGTCCTTAAAAGCTCTCCTCAATAAAGAATTATTCGAATGGGTAATCGAAAATTTGATAAAAAACGCGCTCGACGCCATTGAAAGCCAAAACGGAATTATCGAATTCAATATCAAACAAAAAAACGGTTCCCTGATTATCGATATTAAAGACAGCGGCAAAGGCATTGAACCCGGCAACAAAAAAGAAGTCTTCAAACCGGGATATTCTACCAAAAAAAGAGGATGGGGCTTGGGATTGAGTCTTTCGAAGAGAATTATCGAAAATTATCACGACGGTAAGATATTCGTCAAAGAGTCGGTTATAAACAAAGGCACAACCTTCAGAATAATTCTAAAAAGAACTATTTAA
- the ppk1 gene encoding polyphosphate kinase 1, whose translation MKLTKEYIKKYFKSENFFNRELSWLEFNRRVLEEATNPNLPLLERVKFISIFFSNLDEFYMIRVSGLKEQIRAKVFETSIDGLTPIDQLAKIEETVQPMVKQIYDYWHTIVLPELRKNNIFICDINELSEEEKKGLNQYFLKEIYPVLTPLAFDPGRPFPYISNLSLSFAILVKKPNGEKHFARVKIPSILPRLLRIDHIIDKNSSSQQSNSIKYVWIGDLIKSNLNMLFPGLDAVEAYRFRITRNTDLEIQEDEADDLLQLIEENIRLRKFGSVVRLEVESNMPDYMLDTLVENLEITRNDVHIIDGNLGLADVMILYDLSLPHLKDKPFYPVPSLNIEEEENIFSMISKRDILLHHPYESFTPVVDFIKEASRDPDVLAIKQTLYRIGQNSPIVKYLIEAAESKKQVAVLVELKARFDEENNIYWARELEKAGVHVVYGLVGLKTHAKMTLVVRKELDGVKRYVHLSTGNYNTSTAKLYTDLGLFTADEEICADVSEIFNYLTGYSEQKKYRKLSVAPVNKRQTFLELINREIQNVKSGGKGRLIFKLNSLVDPVIIAALYEASNQGVKIDLIVRGICCLVPQAPGLSENIRVVSIVGRFLEHSRIYYFYNNGQEEIYLSSADLMQRNLDRRVEVTFPVENPQLRKFIKEEILKTCLRDNQKARILLPTGKYVFYHPVYTEKPLNHQEYLIKYVSKKHKKPIRAKNK comes from the coding sequence ATGAAGCTTACAAAAGAATATATAAAGAAATACTTCAAGAGCGAAAATTTTTTCAACCGGGAACTGAGCTGGTTGGAATTCAACAGGCGAGTGCTCGAAGAAGCTACCAATCCGAATTTGCCTCTGCTCGAAAGAGTAAAGTTTATCTCCATTTTCTTTTCGAATCTCGACGAATTTTATATGATTCGTGTTTCCGGTTTGAAAGAACAGATCAGGGCAAAAGTTTTCGAAACCTCGATAGACGGTCTTACGCCGATTGATCAACTGGCAAAAATCGAAGAGACTGTCCAGCCGATGGTCAAACAAATATACGATTATTGGCATACTATCGTACTTCCCGAACTGAGAAAAAACAACATTTTTATTTGCGACATAAACGAATTGTCTGAAGAAGAAAAAAAAGGGCTCAATCAATATTTTCTGAAAGAAATCTATCCAGTGCTTACTCCGCTGGCATTCGACCCCGGAAGACCTTTTCCGTATATCTCCAATTTAAGTCTCAGCTTTGCCATTCTCGTAAAGAAACCGAACGGCGAGAAACATTTTGCCAGAGTTAAAATACCGAGCATTTTGCCGCGACTCCTGAGAATAGACCATATAATTGACAAAAATTCTTCTTCACAGCAAAGCAATAGTATTAAATACGTATGGATTGGAGACCTTATTAAATCCAACCTGAACATGCTTTTCCCTGGACTCGACGCCGTTGAGGCATATCGGTTCAGAATTACAAGGAATACAGATCTGGAAATTCAGGAAGACGAGGCGGACGATTTGTTACAATTGATCGAAGAAAATATTCGCCTCAGGAAATTCGGTTCGGTAGTAAGGTTGGAAGTGGAAAGCAACATGCCGGATTATATGCTCGATACGCTTGTGGAAAATCTTGAAATCACACGCAACGACGTTCATATAATCGACGGGAATCTGGGGCTTGCAGACGTGATGATATTGTACGACCTTTCCCTTCCGCATCTTAAGGACAAACCGTTTTATCCCGTGCCTTCATTAAATATTGAAGAAGAAGAAAATATTTTTTCGATGATTTCAAAAAGAGATATCCTTCTTCATCACCCGTACGAATCGTTTACGCCCGTTGTGGATTTTATTAAAGAAGCTTCGAGGGACCCCGACGTACTTGCAATCAAACAAACTCTTTACAGAATTGGGCAAAATTCTCCTATCGTAAAATATTTGATTGAAGCCGCCGAGAGTAAAAAGCAGGTGGCTGTATTGGTTGAACTCAAAGCGCGTTTCGACGAAGAGAATAATATCTACTGGGCGCGGGAACTCGAAAAAGCGGGCGTGCACGTTGTTTACGGTCTGGTCGGTCTGAAAACGCACGCTAAAATGACTCTGGTGGTTCGCAAAGAACTCGACGGCGTAAAACGCTATGTGCATCTGAGCACGGGAAATTACAATACTTCGACCGCTAAATTGTACACCGACTTGGGGCTCTTTACAGCCGACGAAGAAATATGCGCAGACGTTTCGGAAATTTTCAACTATCTCACCGGATATTCGGAGCAAAAAAAGTACAGGAAGTTGTCCGTCGCTCCGGTAAACAAAAGGCAAACATTTCTGGAACTCATAAACCGTGAAATTCAGAACGTAAAATCGGGCGGCAAAGGCAGATTGATATTCAAGCTAAATTCATTGGTCGATCCGGTAATAATTGCCGCTCTCTACGAAGCTTCCAATCAGGGAGTTAAAATAGATCTGATCGTAAGAGGAATTTGTTGTCTGGTACCGCAAGCGCCCGGCTTGAGCGAAAATATTAGAGTCGTCAGCATCGTAGGACGCTTTTTGGAACACAGCAGAATCTATTACTTCTACAATAACGGACAGGAAGAAATCTATTTGAGCAGCGCCGACTTAATGCAGAGGAACCTCGACAGACGCGTCGAAGTTACATTCCCTGTAGAAAATCCACAGTTGCGGAAATTTATTAAAGAAGAAATTCTCAAAACATGCCTGCGCGACAATCAAAAAGCAAGAATATTATTGCCAACGGGCAAATATGTGTTCTATCATCCGGTGTATACGGAAAAACCATTAAACCATCAGGAATATTTAATTAAATACGTATCCAAAAAACATAAAAAACCAATAAGGGCAAAGAACAAGTAA
- a CDS encoding metal-dependent transcriptional regulator has protein sequence MMTLYLILLAVLILLGVVVVKKMRGKRWKFSEKELIEDTLKHLYNSEEAKTDTDENTLSKVLSISVKQAARLIKKLEESGLTENVDGKQKLTKSGRAYALKIVRIHRLLEKYFAENTSINETEWHKIAEAKEHQIDDDKARELAARLGNPLRDPHGDPIPTAGGEVYSHNGIPLSKLKVNDFGNIVHIEDEPKNLYKEISDSGIYPGMQIQIKDKKKDGIEIKGDGKRQYISNEAAGNITIVPLNKEEVVKQDYLPLSSLEVGEEAEVVGISKALRGMQRRRLLDFGIVPGTRIRAVLKSVGDDPVAYELRNTLIALRKNQSDYIFIRKIGNEK, from the coding sequence ATGATGACTCTTTATTTAATTTTACTGGCGGTATTAATACTGCTTGGCGTAGTTGTCGTTAAAAAAATGCGGGGCAAGAGGTGGAAATTTTCCGAAAAGGAATTAATTGAAGACACTCTCAAACATCTTTATAATTCCGAAGAAGCCAAAACGGATACCGATGAGAATACCCTTTCCAAAGTTTTGTCGATATCCGTCAAGCAAGCCGCTAGATTAATCAAAAAACTGGAAGAAAGCGGACTTACGGAAAATGTGGACGGCAAACAAAAACTTACTAAGAGCGGTCGCGCCTATGCGCTCAAAATTGTAAGAATTCATCGGTTGCTCGAAAAATATTTTGCCGAAAACACAAGTATAAACGAGACCGAGTGGCATAAAATAGCCGAAGCCAAAGAACATCAAATCGACGACGACAAAGCTAGAGAGCTTGCCGCCCGATTGGGCAATCCTTTGCGCGATCCCCACGGAGATCCGATCCCTACCGCCGGAGGAGAAGTCTATTCTCATAACGGTATCCCACTGTCGAAATTAAAAGTAAATGACTTCGGCAATATCGTCCATATAGAAGACGAACCTAAAAATTTATACAAGGAAATTTCCGATTCGGGAATTTACCCCGGAATGCAAATTCAAATAAAGGATAAGAAGAAGGACGGCATCGAAATAAAAGGCGACGGCAAACGTCAGTATATTTCTAACGAGGCAGCCGGCAACATTACAATAGTGCCTTTGAATAAAGAGGAGGTCGTTAAGCAGGATTACCTGCCGTTGTCGAGCCTTGAAGTTGGCGAAGAAGCCGAAGTAGTCGGCATCTCGAAAGCATTGAGAGGAATGCAAAGAAGGCGTTTGCTCGACTTTGGAATTGTGCCCGGCACGCGTATTCGGGCGGTATTGAAAAGCGTGGGCGACGATCCGGTGGCTTATGAATTGAGAAATACTTTAATAGCATTAAGGAAAAATCAGTCGGATTATATTTTTATAAGAAAAATCGGGAATGAGAAATGA